CTGTATCGATCATGGAATCGAGCCGCCCGCCGTCCGGCAGGTCGCCGGCAAGCCTCCGAAAGGCAGAATCCATCTCGCCGCACGCCATTCTGGGGCACATGTCATGATCGAAGTTCGCGACGACGGATCCGGAATCGATCTTGACCTGGTTCGAAATAGAGCGATGGCGATGGGCCTGGTCGGCGCTGAGGCCGATCTGAATGACAAAGAGCTTTATGGGCTCTTATTTCACTCCGGGTTCTCGACCGCCGCCTCTGTGAGCAACGTTTCGGGACGGGGCGTCGGGATGGATGTGGTGAAACGGGCCATTGACGGGCTGTGCGGCGGAATCGATATTTTCAGCCGTCCGGGAGAAGGAACCACCTTTACCCTCAAGTTGCCGCTGACCCTCGCCATCATCGATGGCCTGCTGGTGAAAATTAGCGGTGATTTCTTCATTTTTCCCCTGTCGGCGGTCGAGGAATGCATTGAATTGCACAAAACGGATGCTGAAAAGGCGCACGGCAGGAATCTGGTCACTGTTCGAGGCGAGATTCTACCTTACATCAGGCTCAGGGAGCAGTTTGCCATCGCAGGAAAATCGCCGGAGATCGAACAGGTTGTGCTGACCGAAGCCGACGGGCAGCGGGTAGGATTCGTGGTGGACGAGGTAGTCGGGGAGCATCAGGCGGTTATCAAGGCCTTGGGGCGCATGTATCGCGATGTCAGAGGACTCTCCGGAGCTACGGTCCTGGGCGACGGCAGCGTGGCCCTGATCCTTGATCTGCCACAACTTGTTCAGATCGAGGAGTCCCTGGCTTGTTAACTCGGGGAGTAGTCGTCATATGAATGTTGGGCATCCTTTTTTGCAGTGAAAAGGCGGGACCCAACGTTTTCAGAAGCTGGAGGAGATAACGATGAAAATTTTTGCCAAGCTTACAGGCGCGTTTGCCATTGTCGCCCTGATCTGCGGTTTGGTGGGCGGCATCGGATGGTATGGGCTGGACAACACCGCCGAAGGCCTCAACGACCTGGGACGAGTCAAGCTGCCGGCCATACAGGGACTCGGGCTGGTGATGGAGGGGATGAACGGGGTCAACGCCTCGGCGCGGACCATCATCAACCCGGCCATCAAGGTCGAAGAGCGGCAGCAGGAAGTCGGCGAAATGGAAAAGTACAAGGCGCTGATGCAGGAGGGACTCGATATTTTTGCCGCGCTTCCAAGATCGCCGGGAGAGGAGGAGCTTTGGCAGAAGGCTAAGCCCCTGATCGGCAAGTGGAATGATGAGAACCAAACGCTGGCCGAAATAGCCTCAGCCGTTACTGTCGACGATGTCGGATACCTTCAAGGGGTGTTGGCTGCCCGCCAGATCGACCATCTTAAATGGCTGCAGAACCTCGAATACGCCATATCCCACAACCGAACTTTCAGCGGTCAACTCGACCCGGCCCGATGCGACTTGGGCCAATGGCTGAGCCACTTCGAAACGGGTGATTCAGCTCTGACTGAAATCCTGAACGGTTTCGCCGGCCCCCACGCCGCACTTCATGAGGTGGGCGGCAAGGTCAACGGGCTGCTCGCCAATGGCGACTTCAAGGGCGCCCGGCGGGTCTATGAAGAAGAGGTCATGGCAGCTGCGGCAAATATAATGAGGATTTTTGATAATGCCAAAGGCTATGCTGCCAACGTTGGCAGCGATCTGGACGTCGCGACCCAGATCGCCTTCGGCAGCGGCGAGGCAGCCTACAATGAGCTCATGGAGGTATTCGACAATCTCTACGAACTGGCCCGGTCATTGGCCGACGAGACCAATGCGAGGGCCCAGTCGACGGCGGCGAGCAGCAAGACAATCGCCCTGCTGGCCGTCCTGGCCGGAGCGATATTGGCGATGACCTTCGGGTTTTTCATATCGCGGAGCCTTTCCGACCCCCTGGCAAAAGGGGCGGCCCTGGCCGAAGAAATCGCCCGGGGTGATTTCAGCCAGCGACTCAACCTGAACCGGAAGGATGAGATCGGTCAGTTGGGAAAGGCCCTGGACGCGATGGCCGGAAGCCTGCAGGAGATGGCGGATCTGACAGAAGAGATATCGAAAGGCAACCTGACGGTCGACGTCAAACTTGCATCCGAGAAAGACCAGTTGGGCAGGGCTTTGCAGAACATGACGCGAATTCTCAACGACGTCATCGGGCAGGTCAAGTCGGCCGGAGACAACGTGGCCTCGGGGAGCCAGGCGATGAGTTCTGCCTCGGAGGAACTTTCACAGGGGGCGACCGAGCAGGCCGCATCGGCCGAAGAGGCCTCTTCCTCCATCGAGCAGATGACGGCCAACATCCGGCAGAATGCCGACAACGCCCTTCAGACGGAGAAGATCGCCGTCAAGGCCGCCGAAGACGCCCGCTCCGGAGGCAAGGCGGTCGCCGATACCATCGTGGCGATGAAGGAGATCGCCGGCAAGATCATGATCATCGAGGAGATCGCACGGCAGACCAACCTTCTGGCCCTCAACGCGGCCATCGAGGCGGCGCGGGCTGGTGAACACGGTAGAGGATTCGCGGTCGTAGCCGCCGAGGTTCGCAAACTGGCCGAGCGCAGCCAGGTTGCGGCGGGGGAAATCAATGCCCTTTCGGTCTCGAGCGTCGGAGTAGCCGAGCAGGCCGGAGACATGCTTAAAACCATGGTGCCCAACATCCAGAGAACGGCTGAGCTGGTGCAGGAGATCGCCGCCGCCAGCCGGGAACAGGACGCCGGGGCGGGGCAGATCAACAAGGCAATCCAGCAGCTTGATCTGGTTATCCAGCAGAACGCTTCGGCCTCCGAGGAGATGGCTTCAACCGCGGAGGAGCTTACCGCTCAATCGGAGCAGCTTCAGGAGATGATCTCTTTCTTCAGGTTGGCCGAGAAGAAGAATGGCAAAAAAAAGAAAAGCCTCCAGGCGGTTAAGGAGGAAATCGGTTCCGTGGAACTGCCTGGAAAAGAAGAGCCGCAAAAAGTGAAAGCCGTGGGAGCCGATGTCGATCGAAACCGTGAAGTGAAGGAAAGCAAGAAAGCCGGCATTGCCCTGGATATGGATGTCCTCAGCGACAGCATGGACGAAGAGTTCGAACGATTCTGAAACCGTATCGATACCCTTAAGGCACAGGCGAATACCATGAATAGTGCACAAGGTACCACCACGACGCAGTACCTGACCTTCAAGCTGGGTGAAGAGAATTTCGCCATCGATGTCATCAAGGCGCAGGAGGTTCTCGATTTCGTTGCTCCGACTCGGGTCCCTCAGACACCAAGTTTCATGCTCGGGGTGATCAATCTGCGCGGCAGTGTCGTGCCGGTGATCGACCTGCGCCTGAAATTCGGCCTGCGCGATGGTGAACGGACCCGCGACACCTGCATTATCGTCATGGAAATCGAAGTCGATGGAGAAAGGACGGTGGTCGGAACCCTGGTCGATTCCGTGCGGGAGGTTCTCGACCTGAACGCCGAAAATCTGGAACCGCCGCCGCGCATCGGAACGCGGCTGAAGACCGAGTTCATCAAGGCAATGGGAAAGCTGGATGGTGATTTTCTCATCATCCTCGATATTGACCGGGTCTTTTCCACCAATGAACTGGTGCTGATCGAGGATGCCCTTCAAAAAAAGAGAATGTGAAGAGGGGCTTCGCCAGGGAAGAGATCCATAACATTCAATGATAAAAAAGGAGAAGAAAATGAAGAAGCTGATCGTTCTGTTGATTGCCGCAACCATGGTCCTCGGTGTGACGGGAGCGGCGATTTCGGCCGAGATCGTCACCTGCTGGTTCCCCCCGAGCTGGAACGCCAAGGCGGAGAAGGCCCAGTCCATCACCAAGGCCCTGGCTGAGGAATCCGGAGTCATCATCCGCGCCAAGATCGCCCGCGACTACCCCGAAATTCTCAATGCCTTTTCCACCTCCAAACCCAATCTGGTCTATGTCGGCTCCTTCGCCCAGGCCATTATCAAGGCACGCAACCTCGGCACTCCGCTGGTTCAGAGCATCGACGGCAAGGAACTCTACTCGGGCATCCTGGTTTACCCCAAAGGGCAGGACCCTCAGGGGATACTTCAGCAGCATCCCGAGAAGATCGCCTTTGCCGCCGCCGCTTCCTCGGGAGAGTCGTGCGCCATGGCCGCGACAGGCGGCAAGTCGGCCATAAAGGTGGCCAGCCATGAGGCGGCTTCCCGCGCCGTGGAGTCGGGAGAAGCCAAGGCGGCCGTGGTCAAGAACTGGTGGTGGGAAGCCAGCAAGGTGAATCATCCTTCCCTGGAAAGCTATGAGATCCCGGGTGTGTCGCTCAGCGGAAATCCCGACAACGTGCTGACGGCCTCCAACGCCGTCTCCGAAGAAACCCGGTCCAGGATTTCCAAGGCTGCCCTGCTGCGCAAAGATGTCTTCGGGGCGAATAAAATGGTGCCCTTCGATGCAGCACGACTCGATTTCAGCCTCTCGCTGATGCGCAAGGGCAACATCGACCCCCTGAAGTACACCTGGTAATTGCAACTTTTGCCGGCCGGCTTCCGCCAAAAGAGGAACCGGCCGGCAAAAGCACCATCTTGCATATGAATGGAAAGGGAAAGGGTATGGATCCTGCCAAGGCGCAAGCTGAGCTCTGTCTCCCCGGCGCCCCGGGCATGGCCGACTGGGATCGAGAGGGTCAGGTTACTCACGGAAGTAATTCACTCCGTGCCGCGTATCCTCTTTCCGAGAAGGGTTTTGCCCGATTCGGTCAATTGGTGCAGAACTGCTGCGGCATCAGAATGCCGCAGCAGAAAAAAAGTATGATGGAGGCAAGGCTGCGCAAGCGATTGCGGGCACTCGGTCTCGAAGACTTTGAGGAATACGAGGAATATCTCTTCAGCGAGAAGGGGCGACGGGAAGAACTCGTTCATTTTCTCGATGTAATGACCACGAACAAAACCGATTTTTTCAGGGAACCCGCTCATTTCGATTTTCTTGTCAATGTTGCCCTGCCGCGCCTGGTGCACAGCTACGGCGTCGGAATCAACAAAAAACTCCGGGTATGGAGCGCCGGCTGCTCCACAGGTGAGGAGCCATACACGCTGGCCATGGTGCTGGCGGAGTTCTCAGAAAAAGTTCCCGAATTCGATTTTTCGATATTGGCGACGGACATCTCGACCCGCGTACTCGAGACGGGTAGATGTGGCATCTATGACGAAAAAAAGATTGGCGAGGCGATCCCGGCCACGTTGAAAAGAAAGTACCTGCTCCGCAGCAAGGATCCCGAACGCAAGCTCGTCCGCATCGTCCCCGAACTGCGCTCGAAGGTGGTGTTCCGCCGCCTCAATTTCATGGAGGAGGATTTCGGCATCCGGGAGCCGATCGATATCATCTTCTGCAGAAACGTGATCATCTACTTCGATCGCTCCACTCAGGAGAAGCTGCTGCATCGTCTCGGCAGCCATATCTTTCCCGGTCGCTACCTGTTCATGGGCCATTCCGAAACCCTGAGTGGAATGAATCTTCCCCTCTCCCAGGTTGCTCCTTCCGTCTACCGGAAGGAGTGATAACCCTTTTCCCGGAACGAGCGCTGTACATGCCCGCGAAAATAGAGGTACTGATCGTTGATGATTCAGCGGTTGTCCGACAGGCCCTGACGGAGATACTCGCAGCCGACCCCGAGATCAATGTCATGGGAGCTGCCGCCGATCCCTACATCGCGGCCCAGAAAATCCGGATGCAGATCCCGCACGTCATCACCCTCGATCTGGAAATGCCGCGCATGGACGGCCTTACCTTTCTTCGCAAGATCATGAGCCAGCAGCCGATTCCCGTGGTTATCTGCTCCAGCCTGGCAGCTGCCGGAGCTGAGACCACACTGAAAGCACTGCAATATGGAGCAGTGGATATCATTGCCAAACCCCAATTGGGGGTGAAGGGCTTTCTGGACGAATCGAGAGTGCTTATCTGCGACGCCGTCAAGGCGGCGGCAAGAGCCAGACTGAAACTTCTCCGTGCTCCCGCGATGCCGGTTGCGCCCAAGCTAAACGCGGATGCGGTCCTGCACAAGAGGGCATTTCCCGAAATGATCGGGACCACGGAAAAAGTGGTGGTTGTGGGGGCCTCCACGGGAGGTACGGAGGCGTTGAGAGTTTTTCTCGAGGGGCTTCCCCACGAGGCCCCCGGAGTGGTGATCGTTCAGCACATGCCGCCGGTCTTCACCGCGGCATTCGCCCGCCGCCTGGATTCGCTCTGCCGCATCACCGTTCAGGAGGCGACGAACGGCGACAGCGTCATCCCGGGGCGTGCGCTGATCGCCCCCGGCAACCGGCATATGCTGCTGAAGCGCAACGGCGCCCGCTATTACGTGGAAATCAAGGACGGTCCTCTGGTCTGCCGCCATCGTCCTTCAGTGGATGTGCTTTTCCGCTCCGCCTCTCGGTACGCCGGGAAGAATGCCGTGGGAGTGCTGATGACGGGAATGGGGGATGACGGAGCCCGCGGTCTGCTAGAGATGAAGGAGGCCGGCGCCTCGACCCTGGCCCAGGACGAGTCTTCCTGCGTGGTTTTTGGAATGCCCAGAGAAGCCATCCGTCTGGGGGCGGTCGACAAGGTGCTGCCACTTCATCGCATTGCCCCGGCGGTCATGCAGGAGTGTGCTGCCGTCCCGCTTGCATGAATCTTTTTCCATTCGAAGCCTCGGGAGTAAGAATGCACGAAATGAGTGATCAACAATTGATTGAAGCCCTACGGGAGCGCTTCGAATTTAATCGCAGGGCGTTGCACGATCTTCAGGCCGTCACCCGGCAACTGGAGAAGACGAACCGGAGGCTTCAGGAATCGGAAGCCCTCAAAAGTCATTTTCTTTCCAATATCCGCAACGAGATCAACAACCCGCTGACCGCCATCCTCGGATGGGCGAAGCAGATGGGGAGCAGGGAACTTGGCGGCGAAAAAGTATCCGCCATCGCGCGGATGATTCATGATGAAGCCTTCCATCTCGATTTTCAGCTGCAGAACATCTTTATGGCCGCCGAACTGGAAGCCGGGGAAGCCGTTCCCGACTTTTCCATGGTGGACGTCGCTGCGATGATCGAGGCCATCTCCGATTCCCTGCGCGAGCGTGCCGCCTTGAAAGGGGTCTCGCTGAACGTGCCTGTCGAAGGGCCGCTTTTTTTTAACACCGATGCCCGGATGCTTCATCTAATAATTGCCAACCTGCTCGTCAATGCCGTGGAATACACCCCTGTCGGAGGAAGGATCATGACCACGGCCGGGTGTGACAGCGGCGGGCTTAAGCTGGAGGTGGAAAATCCGGGCCACGGGATTCCTCCCGAATGCCAGGAACTGGTCTTCGATCGGTTCCGTCAACTGGAGACGGGGACGACCAAAAGCCACCCGGGACATGGGCTTGGGCTGAGCATCACCAAGGCCCTCTCCGAGCTGCAGGGAGGTTCGATCTCCCTGAACAGCGATACAGAGAAGGGATGCATCGTGACCGTGTTTCTGCCTGAACCACCGGCCGGCTCAAACGTCATGGCCGAGGAAGGCAATTTCTTTCTCTTTCTGGATTCCGAAGCTCTGTGACGATCGCCCGGACAAGACACCTGCCCGCCGGGTCCGCTGCGGAAATCCCGACTCACTTTCTCTACCCGGGTACTGTATTTATCCATCCTGAACCTCACCGGGTGACGACGGTCCTGGGGTCCTGCATCTCGGTGTGCCTCTGGGACCGGTCGGCTGGGGTCGGAGGTATCAATCATTTTCTGCTTCCACTCTGGAACGGCGAAGGGCTTTCCACTCCCCGCTACGGCAATATAGCCATCGAGCGGCTCCTCGAGGGGATGCTGCGTCTTGGATGCCGCAGGGAGAGCATGGTCGCCAAGGTTTTTGGCGGCGCTACCATGTGGAGCAACCCCAACGGCCTGATCGCCATCGGAAAGCGCAATGTGGAACTGGCCTGGAAGATGCTTCAGGAGCAGCAAATTCCGATTCTCGGTTCGCAGGTGGGAGGGGATGTCGGGCGAAAAATTATTTTCCATTCCGGCACCGGAGAGGTCATGCTGAGGCGGTGTGCACCCGCGCGGCCCTGTGCGCCTGCCTCTCTTCCCTGACGTTCGCCTTCCTGTCCCTTCCCATCCCCCGTTCTTCCTCGGAACCGGCGCTTTCATTCTCGACCTCGCGCGGGCGCCAGTGGCACAGCCCGGCCGCGAGGAAACCGATCAACATCAGAAATTCGAACATGTTTTACCTCCTGTCTGTATATACTCCAAGAATAACCACGGTCAGTGACAGAATGTGTCATGCTGTTTAGGGTGGGAAGGATTCCGATGCGGGAAACGCATCCGGGAGCTTGGCTTTTGTCCGCCCCAGGTGTATAAACGTTCCGCAAACGTTTTCGACACCTCCAGCAGGATTACCGCAAGGCAGACCATGAACGTTATAGATGTCACCGATGTGCACAAGAGCTACGGCCCCCGCATCATTCTGGGGGGTGTGACCTTCTTTGTCGGCGAGGGCGAGAAGGTGGGGGTGGTCGGCCGCAACGGGTGTGGAAAATCGACTCTGCTGCGGATCCTGGCCGCCCAGGAGCCTCCCGACAGCGGAGAAATACGGCGAAAAAGAAATCTCACCGCCGACTACCTTCCCCAGGAGCCGCCCCTCGACCCCGCCCTCAGCATCCGCCAGACCCTCGATGCCTGTCTTGCCGAGGCGCAGGAGAAGCGCGGGCGTTTCCAGACAATTTCCGAGGCGCTCGGTGGTGCAGGGGGAGCCGAGGCGGAAAGGTTGCTGGACGAGCAGCACCGGCTGCAGGATTGGCTCGATCTGCATCAGGGATGGAATCCCGATCACAAGATGGAGCAGGTCTGCGACCGTCTCGGTATCAGCGATCTCGAGCAGGTAGTCGGCACCCTCTCCGGCGGCTGGCGCAAGCGGGTGGCGCTCGCCGGGATGCTGCTGCGCGAACCCGAGCTGCTTCTCCTCGACGAGCCGACCAACCATCTCGATGCCGACACCGTGGCCTGGCTGGAGGAGGCTCTGCGCCAATATCCCGGTGCGGTGGTCCTGGTCACTCATGATCGCTACTTTCTCGACCGCGTGGTGGGGCGCATGTTCGAGGTGGACGGCGGCGAGCTGACCCAGTACACGGGGGGCTACAGCGCCTATCTGGAGCAGAAGCGGGAGCGGCTTGAGCAGGAAGGCCGGTCTCAGAGCCGGCTGGCCAATCTCCTGCGGCGCGAAGAGGCCTGGCTGCATCGCGGCGCCAAGGCCCGCACCACCAAGCAGAAAGCCCGCATCGACAGGGTCGGCGAGCTGCAGCAGCAGAAAAAGGACGTGGGCGCCAGGGATGTGAAGCTTGATTTCACCCTCGATCGGCGCCTCGGCGGCACGATCCTCGAATTGCGGGATCTGGATGTCCGGCTCGGGGGAAAGGAGCTGCTGGAGAAGTTCTCCTTCATCCTGCGCAAAGGGGAGCGGATCGGCATCCTCGGTCCCAACGGCTGCGGCAAGACGACCCTGCTCAAAACCGTGCTCGGCGAAATCGCACCGGCGGCAGGCGAGGTGGTGCTGGGCAAAAATACCCGCATCGGCTATCTCGATCAGGAGCGCAGCGGCCTCGATGAGGACCAGTTCGTCCCCGAGGCTCTCGGCGAAGGGGAATGGGTCACGGTCGGCGATAGGAAGCGGCACAAGATCGGATACCTGGAGGATTTTCTCTTCACCCGCGACGAACAGCGAAAGCGCGTCTCCACCCTCTCGGGAGGAGAGCGGGCGAGGCTCCTGCTGGCCAAGCTGATGCTCGAAGGGGCCAATCTGCTGATCCTCGACGAGCCGACCAACGATCTGGACATTCCCACCCTGCAGGTCCTCGAAGAGGCGTTCAACGACTACTCCGGGTGCGTTCTCGTGGTGACCCACGACCGCTGGTTCCTCGATCGGGTCGCCACCGGCATTCTGCACTTCGAAGGGGAGGGGGAGGTGACCTTCCACACCGGAAATTACGAAGACTTCCAGCGGTTCAAGGCAATGGAGCAGGAGGAGCAACGCGAGCGGCAGAAGGCGATCGCCAGAGCAGCGTCTGCGGCGCCCCGGGAAAAGAAAAGGACCGGCCTCGGCTACAAGGAAAAACTGGAGCTGGAGACCGTGGAGCTGGAGATCGAGAAAGCGGAGGGGCGAAAGCTGGAGCTGGAGCGTCTCCTGGGCGATCCGTCTCGGCTGGAAGGGGGTGCCGCCCGCCTCGAGGAGGTGGCCCGGGAGTTCGCCGAGCTTGATGCTCGGCTGGGGGTACTTTTTGAACGTTGGGAAGTGCTGGAGCTGAAGCGGGAAGGGGCGGGCTGACCATCATTTTTGCCCGACTTCGCCGTTGACAACGCCTCCTCAAATCGTATACAGTATGCAGTATTTCGAGGGCCGGTTGGGCTTTGTGACCGGCTTTGCCACCTTCGAACAGGCCGTTCGAAGACGACTTCGAACCAGGCTGCAAGACATTTCGTACGGCCGCGCGGCGCATGGCCCCGGGCCGAAAATTTATCATGGAGGAGAGAGATGATCGAAGCCTATCTGAGACATGAAGAGGAGCGCAACGCCCAGGGGATCCCGGCGCTGCCCCTCAATCCCGAGCAGACCGCCGCGCTGTGCGAACTGCTGCAGAACCCTCCGGCCGGCAAGGAGGACTTCCTGCTCAACCTGTTCACCGAGCGCGTCTCGCCCGGCGTCGATCCCGCCGCCGAGGTCAAGGCCGATTTTCTCGGCAAGATTCTCAAGGGTGAGGCCGCCTCGCCCCTGATCTCCAAGAAGGACGCCGTCCGGATTCTCGGCACCATGATCGGCGGCTACAATGTCAAGCCTCTGGTCGATGCCCTCAAGGATGGCGGACTGGCTGATGAGGCCGCCTGCGCCCTCTCCAGAATCACCCTTGTTTACGATGCTTTCGACGAAGTCCTGGCCCTGTCCCAATCCAATGCCGCCGCCAAGAAGGTGATCGAGTCCTGGGCCAATGCCGAATGGTTCACCAGCCGCCCCGGCGTGCCCGAGACCATCAAAGTCAAGGTCTACAAGGTCGACGGCGAGATCAACACCGACGACTTCTCTCCGGCCGGCGATGCCTGGAGCCGCCCCGACATCCCGCTGCATGCACTGGCGATGGGAAAGACACGGTTCCCTGACGGCAACGCCAAGATCGCCAGGTTCCGCGAAGACGGCTATCAGGTGGCTTTCGTCGGCGACGTGGTCGGCACCGGCTCCTCCCGCAAGTCGGCCTGCAACTCGGTGCTGTGGCACATCGGCAACGAGATTCCGGCCGTTCCCAACAAGAAAACCGGCGGAGTGATCATCGGCGGCGTCATCGCCCCCATCTTCTTCAATACCGCCCAGGACTCCGGCGCCCTGCCGCTGAAAATGGACGTTTCCAAGTTCAATACCGGCGACGTGATCGTCATCAACACCGCCAAGGGCGAAGTGACCAGCGAAGCCGGTGAAGTGCTCACCACCTTCGGCGTCAGCCCGAACACCGTCCCCGACGAGTTCCGCGCCGGCGGCCGCATCCCTCTGATCATCGGCCGAGCCCTGACCGATAAGGCGAGAGCCGCCCTCGGCCTGCCGGCTACCGACATCTTCACCCTGCCGGTCAACCCGACTCCGAAAGCGGGTCAGGGCTACTCGCTGGCCCAGAAGATGGTCGGCCGCGCCTGCGGCGCCACCGGCATTCTCCCAGGCACCGCCTGCGAACCGAAGATGACCACCGTCGGCTCCCAGGACACCACCGGCCCGATGACCGCCGACGAGCTCAAGGAGCTGGCCTGCCTCAGGTTCCAGGCGCCAATGTTCATGCAGTCCTTCTGCCACACCGCCGCCTATCCCAAGCCGGCGGACGTGAAGATGCACAAGAACTTGCCCGGCTTCATCGCCGAGCGCGCCGGCGTCGCCCTGCGCCCCGGCGACGGCGTCATCCACTCCTGGCTCAACCGCCTGCTCGTTCCCGACACCGTCGGCACCGGCGGCGACTCCCACACCCGCTTCCCCATCGGCATCAGCTTCCCGGCCGGCTCCGGCCTGGTCGCCTTCGCCGGCGCCATGGGCTTCATGCCTCTGGACATGCCCGAAAGCGTGCTGGTACGCTTCAAAGGGGAATTCAACCCTGGTATCACCCTGCGCGACGCCGTAAACGCCATCCCTTACTGGGCCATCAAGCAGGGGCTGCTCACCGTCCCCAAGAAGAACAAGGTCAACATCTTCAACGGCCGCATCCTCGAGATGGAGGGTCTTCCCGACCTCTCCGTCGAGCAGGCCTTCGAGCTGACCGACGCCGCCGCCGAGCGCTCCGCCGCCGCCGGCTGCATCCAGCTCTCCGAAGAGAGCGTCTGCACTTACCTGCGCTCCAACATCGCCCTGATGGAGAAGATGATCGAGGAGGGCTATCAGGACCCGCAGACTCTTCGCAACCGCATCGACGCCGTCAAGGAGTGGCTGAAGGATCCGAAGCTCCTCAAGGCCGACGCCGACGCCGAGTACGCCGCGGTCATCGAGATCGACCTGGCCGAGATCACCGAGCCGATCCTGGCCTGCCCCAACGACCCGGACGACGTCAAGCTCCTCTCCGAGGTGGCCGGCACCGAGATCCAGGACGTCTTCCTCGGCTCCTGCATGACCAACATCGGCCACTTCCGCGCCGCCGCCGAGATCTGGCGCGGCCAGAAGTTCAACCCGGCCGTGCGCACCTGGATCTGCCCGCCGACCCGGATGGATCAGGAGAAGCTCAAGGAGGAGGCGCTCTTCTCCGTCTACAGCGCCATGGGCGCTCGCATCGAGATCGCCGGCTGCTCCCTGTGCATGGGGAACCAGGCCCGGGTCCCCGACGGGGTGAACATGTTCTCCACCTCGACCCGCAACTTCGACGACCGCATCGGCAACGGGGCCAAGGTCTATCTCGGCTCCGCCGAGCTCGGAGCGGTGATCAGCACCATTAGCAAAATTCCCACCCCCGCGGAGTATATGGCCGTCTATAAAGAGAAGGTCGCGCCGAAGAAGGAGGCGATCTACAAGTACCTGCAGTTTGATGAGATGCCCGAGTACAAAAAGACGGCGTAAGGTTGGAAAAGCTTGATGCTGAGAGGCTGAAGGCATGAAATGAGAACCCCCGCTCGGGATGTGCCCGGGCGGGGGTTTTTGCTAAGGGGACTTTGACGAAGGCGGGACAGGAGTCGCTTTTAAACAGATCGTTTGCGGCGCCGCTTACTTGACGAAGTAGCCGGCGACCCTCCAGGTCTTGTCCCTGTCCAGCATCACCGTTATGATTTCGCTTGCGTCCGGGTTAGCCTCAAAGGAGGTA
The window above is part of the Desulfuromonas sp. TF genome. Proteins encoded here:
- a CDS encoding chemotaxis response regulator protein-glutamate methylesterase, encoding MPAKIEVLIVDDSAVVRQALTEILAADPEINVMGAAADPYIAAQKIRMQIPHVITLDLEMPRMDGLTFLRKIMSQQPIPVVICSSLAAAGAETTLKALQYGAVDIIAKPQLGVKGFLDESRVLICDAVKAAARARLKLLRAPAMPVAPKLNADAVLHKRAFPEMIGTTEKVVVVGASTGGTEALRVFLEGLPHEAPGVVIVQHMPPVFTAAFARRLDSLCRITVQEATNGDSVIPGRALIAPGNRHMLLKRNGARYYVEIKDGPLVCRHRPSVDVLFRSASRYAGKNAVGVLMTGMGDDGARGLLEMKEAGASTLAQDESSCVVFGMPREAIRLGAVDKVLPLHRIAPAVMQECAAVPLA
- a CDS encoding methyl-accepting chemotaxis protein; the encoded protein is MKIFAKLTGAFAIVALICGLVGGIGWYGLDNTAEGLNDLGRVKLPAIQGLGLVMEGMNGVNASARTIINPAIKVEERQQEVGEMEKYKALMQEGLDIFAALPRSPGEEELWQKAKPLIGKWNDENQTLAEIASAVTVDDVGYLQGVLAARQIDHLKWLQNLEYAISHNRTFSGQLDPARCDLGQWLSHFETGDSALTEILNGFAGPHAALHEVGGKVNGLLANGDFKGARRVYEEEVMAAAANIMRIFDNAKGYAANVGSDLDVATQIAFGSGEAAYNELMEVFDNLYELARSLADETNARAQSTAASSKTIALLAVLAGAILAMTFGFFISRSLSDPLAKGAALAEEIARGDFSQRLNLNRKDEIGQLGKALDAMAGSLQEMADLTEEISKGNLTVDVKLASEKDQLGRALQNMTRILNDVIGQVKSAGDNVASGSQAMSSASEELSQGATEQAASAEEASSSIEQMTANIRQNADNALQTEKIAVKAAEDARSGGKAVADTIVAMKEIAGKIMIIEEIARQTNLLALNAAIEAARAGEHGRGFAVVAAEVRKLAERSQVAAGEINALSVSSVGVAEQAGDMLKTMVPNIQRTAELVQEIAAASREQDAGAGQINKAIQQLDLVIQQNASASEEMASTAEELTAQSEQLQEMISFFRLAEKKNGKKKKSLQAVKEEIGSVELPGKEEPQKVKAVGADVDRNREVKESKKAGIALDMDVLSDSMDEEFERF
- a CDS encoding chemotaxis protein CheW codes for the protein MNSAQGTTTTQYLTFKLGEENFAIDVIKAQEVLDFVAPTRVPQTPSFMLGVINLRGSVVPVIDLRLKFGLRDGERTRDTCIIVMEIEVDGERTVVGTLVDSVREVLDLNAENLEPPPRIGTRLKTEFIKAMGKLDGDFLIILDIDRVFSTNELVLIEDALQKKRM
- a CDS encoding sensor histidine kinase KdpD; translation: MHEMSDQQLIEALRERFEFNRRALHDLQAVTRQLEKTNRRLQESEALKSHFLSNIRNEINNPLTAILGWAKQMGSRELGGEKVSAIARMIHDEAFHLDFQLQNIFMAAELEAGEAVPDFSMVDVAAMIEAISDSLRERAALKGVSLNVPVEGPLFFNTDARMLHLIIANLLVNAVEYTPVGGRIMTTAGCDSGGLKLEVENPGHGIPPECQELVFDRFRQLETGTTKSHPGHGLGLSITKALSELQGGSISLNSDTEKGCIVTVFLPEPPAGSNVMAEEGNFFLFLDSEAL
- a CDS encoding protein-glutamate O-methyltransferase CheR, with amino-acid sequence MDPAKAQAELCLPGAPGMADWDREGQVTHGSNSLRAAYPLSEKGFARFGQLVQNCCGIRMPQQKKSMMEARLRKRLRALGLEDFEEYEEYLFSEKGRREELVHFLDVMTTNKTDFFREPAHFDFLVNVALPRLVHSYGVGINKKLRVWSAGCSTGEEPYTLAMVLAEFSEKVPEFDFSILATDISTRVLETGRCGIYDEKKIGEAIPATLKRKYLLRSKDPERKLVRIVPELRSKVVFRRLNFMEEDFGIREPIDIIFCRNVIIYFDRSTQEKLLHRLGSHIFPGRYLFMGHSETLSGMNLPLSQVAPSVYRKE
- a CDS encoding PhnD/SsuA/transferrin family substrate-binding protein, which gives rise to MKKLIVLLIAATMVLGVTGAAISAEIVTCWFPPSWNAKAEKAQSITKALAEESGVIIRAKIARDYPEILNAFSTSKPNLVYVGSFAQAIIKARNLGTPLVQSIDGKELYSGILVYPKGQDPQGILQQHPEKIAFAAAASSGESCAMAATGGKSAIKVASHEAASRAVESGEAKAAVVKNWWWEASKVNHPSLESYEIPGVSLSGNPDNVLTASNAVSEETRSRISKAALLRKDVFGANKMVPFDAARLDFSLSLMRKGNIDPLKYTW
- a CDS encoding chemotaxis protein CheD codes for the protein MTIARTRHLPAGSAAEIPTHFLYPGTVFIHPEPHRVTTVLGSCISVCLWDRSAGVGGINHFLLPLWNGEGLSTPRYGNIAIERLLEGMLRLGCRRESMVAKVFGGATMWSNPNGLIAIGKRNVELAWKMLQEQQIPILGSQVGGDVGRKIIFHSGTGEVMLRRCAPARPCAPASLP